In Choloepus didactylus isolate mChoDid1 chromosome 18, mChoDid1.pri, whole genome shotgun sequence, a single genomic region encodes these proteins:
- the RAB34 gene encoding ras-related protein Rab-34 isoform X2, translating to MNILAPVRRDRVLAELPQCMRKEAALHVHKDFHRRVTCACQEHRTGTVGFKISKVIVVGDLSVGKTCLINRFCKDTFDKNYKATIGVDFEMERFEVLGVPFSLQLWDTAGQERFKCIASTYYRGAQAIIIVFNLNDVASLEHTKQWLADALKENDPSSVLLFLVGSKKDLSTPAQYSLMERDALKVAQEMKAEYWAVSSLTGENVREFFFRVAALTFEANVLAELEKSGARRIGDVVRINSDDSNLYLTASKKKPTCCS from the exons TGCATGAGGAAGGAGGCCGCTTTGCACGTGCACAAAGACTTCCACCGCCGGGTCACCTGCGCCTGCCAGGAGCACCGGACAGGCACCGTGGG GTTTAAGATCTCCAAGGTCATTGTGGTGGGGGACCTGTCGGTGGGGAAGACTTGCCTTATTAATAG GTTCTGCAAAGACACCTTTGATAAGAATTACAAGGCCACCATCGGCGTGGACTTTGAGATGGAACGATTTGAGGTGCTGGGCGTCCCCTTCAGTCTGCAGCT ctGGGAtactgctggacaggagaggttCAAATGCATCGCGTCAACTTACTACCGAGGAGCTCAAG CCATCATCATTGTCTTCAACCTGAATGACGTGGCCTCCCTGGAACATACCAA GCAGTGGCTAGCTGACGCACTCAAGGAGAATGACCCTTCCAGCGTGCTCCTCTTCCTCGTGGGTTCCAAGAAGGATCTGAGT ACTCCTGCTCAGTACTCCTTAATGGAGAGAGATGCACTCAAGGTGGCCCAGGAGATGAAGGCTGAGTACTGGGCAGTCTCATCTCTCACCG GTGAGAACGTCCGGGAATTCTTCTTCCGTGTGGCGGCACTGACTTTTGAGGCCAACGTGTTGGCTGAGCTGGAGAAATCGGGGGCCCGGCGCATTGGGGATGTTGTCC GCATCAACAGTGATGACAGCAACCTCTACCTAACTGCCAGCAAGAAGAAGCCCACATGTTGCTCATGA
- the RAB34 gene encoding ras-related protein Rab-34 isoform X1 gives MNILAPVRRDRVLAELPQCMRKEAALHVHKDFHRRVTCACQEHRTGTVGRFKISKVIVVGDLSVGKTCLINRFCKDTFDKNYKATIGVDFEMERFEVLGVPFSLQLWDTAGQERFKCIASTYYRGAQAIIIVFNLNDVASLEHTKQWLADALKENDPSSVLLFLVGSKKDLSTPAQYSLMERDALKVAQEMKAEYWAVSSLTGENVREFFFRVAALTFEANVLAELEKSGARRIGDVVRINSDDSNLYLTASKKKPTCCS, from the exons TGCATGAGGAAGGAGGCCGCTTTGCACGTGCACAAAGACTTCCACCGCCGGGTCACCTGCGCCTGCCAGGAGCACCGGACAGGCACCGTGGG CAGGTTTAAGATCTCCAAGGTCATTGTGGTGGGGGACCTGTCGGTGGGGAAGACTTGCCTTATTAATAG GTTCTGCAAAGACACCTTTGATAAGAATTACAAGGCCACCATCGGCGTGGACTTTGAGATGGAACGATTTGAGGTGCTGGGCGTCCCCTTCAGTCTGCAGCT ctGGGAtactgctggacaggagaggttCAAATGCATCGCGTCAACTTACTACCGAGGAGCTCAAG CCATCATCATTGTCTTCAACCTGAATGACGTGGCCTCCCTGGAACATACCAA GCAGTGGCTAGCTGACGCACTCAAGGAGAATGACCCTTCCAGCGTGCTCCTCTTCCTCGTGGGTTCCAAGAAGGATCTGAGT ACTCCTGCTCAGTACTCCTTAATGGAGAGAGATGCACTCAAGGTGGCCCAGGAGATGAAGGCTGAGTACTGGGCAGTCTCATCTCTCACCG GTGAGAACGTCCGGGAATTCTTCTTCCGTGTGGCGGCACTGACTTTTGAGGCCAACGTGTTGGCTGAGCTGGAGAAATCGGGGGCCCGGCGCATTGGGGATGTTGTCC GCATCAACAGTGATGACAGCAACCTCTACCTAACTGCCAGCAAGAAGAAGCCCACATGTTGCTCATGA
- the RAB34 gene encoding ras-related protein Rab-34 isoform X3 gives MNILAPVRRDRVLAELPQCMRKEAALHVHKDFHRRVTCACQEHRTGTVGFCKDTFDKNYKATIGVDFEMERFEVLGVPFSLQLWDTAGQERFKCIASTYYRGAQAIIIVFNLNDVASLEHTKQWLADALKENDPSSVLLFLVGSKKDLSTPAQYSLMERDALKVAQEMKAEYWAVSSLTGENVREFFFRVAALTFEANVLAELEKSGARRIGDVVRINSDDSNLYLTASKKKPTCCS, from the exons TGCATGAGGAAGGAGGCCGCTTTGCACGTGCACAAAGACTTCCACCGCCGGGTCACCTGCGCCTGCCAGGAGCACCGGACAGGCACCGTGGG GTTCTGCAAAGACACCTTTGATAAGAATTACAAGGCCACCATCGGCGTGGACTTTGAGATGGAACGATTTGAGGTGCTGGGCGTCCCCTTCAGTCTGCAGCT ctGGGAtactgctggacaggagaggttCAAATGCATCGCGTCAACTTACTACCGAGGAGCTCAAG CCATCATCATTGTCTTCAACCTGAATGACGTGGCCTCCCTGGAACATACCAA GCAGTGGCTAGCTGACGCACTCAAGGAGAATGACCCTTCCAGCGTGCTCCTCTTCCTCGTGGGTTCCAAGAAGGATCTGAGT ACTCCTGCTCAGTACTCCTTAATGGAGAGAGATGCACTCAAGGTGGCCCAGGAGATGAAGGCTGAGTACTGGGCAGTCTCATCTCTCACCG GTGAGAACGTCCGGGAATTCTTCTTCCGTGTGGCGGCACTGACTTTTGAGGCCAACGTGTTGGCTGAGCTGGAGAAATCGGGGGCCCGGCGCATTGGGGATGTTGTCC GCATCAACAGTGATGACAGCAACCTCTACCTAACTGCCAGCAAGAAGAAGCCCACATGTTGCTCATGA